AGCACAGGCACCTGCCTTCCCTGAGCTTCCCTAATCATAGCTTCCAAATTGCGCTTAAGCTGTGCTTTATCTTGATTTCTGAGGATATCGTTGCCACCTTCCATCAAGATGAGCAAATCCGGTTGGGTCTCATCGAGCAATTCCCCGATCCGCGTCAGCCCCTGGGCTGTGGTTTCCCCCGATACGCCGGCATTAATCACTTCGCAGCCGCACAAACGGGCAAGGTGCGCCGGGTAATCCATCCCCTCACGCGCGCCAACCCCAAAGGTTAGGCTGTCACCGAAAGCCAATATGCGGGCATTGTTGCCCAGAAAGGGCAATTGTGGCCCACCGCAGGCAGACAAAAACAACAGGACGAACAAGACTGACAGGATACGCACTTTGTACTCCCCGGACTAATCCGTCTGTTATCGCCCAAAAAAAAGCCGGACACAAGTCCGGCTTTTCAATTTCAGTGGCTTATCAGTATCTCAGCCCCAGCGTCAGGCTCACCTTGCGCCCTTCACCGGGGTAATAACCATTGCCCCAGTCACTGTAGAAACCCGATGCGGCATACGCTTCATCGAACAGGTTATCCACTCTCAGGGTGGCACTCAGGGCATCCTTACGGAAACTGACTGCGGCATTGGTCAGCCAAAAAGAATCGAGCTGCTCGCCCACATTGGCGTTGTCCCCTTCCACAAAACGCTCACCCGTGTAGGCAGCATCCACGTACGCCGACCAATGCTCGGCAAACTGGGTAGA
The window above is part of the Shewanella litorisediminis genome. Proteins encoded here:
- a CDS encoding GDSL-type esterase/lipase family protein; translated protein: MRILSVLFVLLFLSACGGPQLPFLGNNARILAFGDSLTFGVGAREGMDYPAHLARLCGCEVINAGVSGETTAQGLTRIGELLDETQPDLLILMEGGNDILRNQDKAQLKRNLEAMIREAQGRQVPVLLIAVPDRKVFLSPLPLYQELAEQFSLPLLEDTLPQLLSQSAMKSDTVHLNDAGYQLLAEEIYQLARESGAF